The region ACCGAAAACGTGGGTGCATTCCTCGGTGAAATTGCTTCAAAATTTTATGGCTTTCCATCAAAAAACCTCTATGTCATAGGTATTACAGGGACAAACGGCAAAACAACAACAAGCTATCTCATCGAGTCCATACTGAAAAATGCAGGCAGAAAGGTTGGGCTCATAGGCACCATATCATACAGGTATAATGGCCACACACTAAAGGCGGAAAATACTACACCAGGGGCGGTAGAGATCCACGGTTTGCTAAGGGATATGTACGCATCCCGTGTAGAATTTGTGGTAATGGAGGTATCATCACATGCACTTGACCAGCAAAGGGTAGAAGGTATCGAGTTTGACACAGGGATATTTACAAACCTCACCCATGACCACCTCGATTATCATGGGGATTTCGAGAGTTATAAGAAGGCAAAAAAACTTTTTTTTGACCATTACCTGAAAGAGAGTAAAAAGGAGAGAAAATATTCTATCTTAAACCTCGATGACCCGGTTACCAGAGAGTTCATTCCCGGCGCACCGATAAAAACATTTTTTTATAGCCTCCGAGATAAAACAGATGCCTATATATCTAATTACAACGAAAATATGAATGGTTTGAAACTTGAGCTTTCAGTTATGGGTAAAAAGATTTCCATACAATCGCCACTTGTAGGTATTTTTAATGCATCCAATATCCTTGCATCCTGCCTTTTCGGTTATGTAGTTAATATACCATATGAGGAGATAAAAAAAGGTGTGGAAGGGTTAGAGGGTGTTCCCGGCAGGGTAGAGAGGATAGGGAATGAAAAAGGAATTTATATTTTTGTAGATTATGCCCATACACCCGACGCATTGAATAAGGTGCTGGAAATGCTGAACCGTTTAAAGCGGGGAAAGCTTATCCTGATATTCGGATGTGGCGGTAACAGGGATACTGCAAAGAGACCCATTATGGGGAATATTGCATCCCGCCTTGCAGATTTTGCCATAATAACATCCGACAATCCAAGAAACGAAGACCCAAAAAGGATTATAGAAGATATAAAGAAGGGGTTCAATGGCAATACTTTCAAAACCATAGAGAACAGAAAAGAGGCTATTGATGAAGGAATAAAGATGGCAAGAGAGAATGATGTGCTGCTCGTTGCTGGTAAGGGCCATGAGGATTATCAGATTATAGGGGATAAGATATGTCATTTTAGTGATAGAGAAGTAATTGAGGAGTCCTTAAATGTGGCACGTGGATGAGGTGATAAGGGCAGTAAAAGGTACACCATTCAGGATTGAAAGGGATACATTTTCAGACATATCAACAGATTCACGGGGTATAGAAGAAGGAGAACTCTTTATACCGCTCATGGGCAAAACATATGATGGTCATATGTTTATAGAAGCATCGTACATAAAGTCGCACGGGGGCTCAATATGTGAGAAAAAAAGAGAAGATATATACAGAAATGCAAAGGGAACTATAATTCTTGTGGATGACACAACCAGGGCGCTTCTTGACCTCGCAAGATACAAAAGGGAACGGACAAAGGGGACATTCATAGCTATAACTGGAAGTAATGGAAAGACCACAACAAAAGAGATACTTGTGAGTATGATAAAAAATGTTTTTCCAGTCGCATATAACGAAAAGAATTACAACAACACGATAGGCGTTTCAAAAAGTATTCTCTCTATTGACGGGGAGCCAGCATTTTGTGTATTTGAACTCGGAACAAATAGCAGGGGCGAAATAAGGATGCTCGCTGAAGTAACTGAACCTGATATATCATTGATTACAAATATAAATCCTTCCCATCTTGAAGGACTTTATGACATTGAAGGTGTTCTTGAAGAGAAGCTTGATTTATTTTACCTGACCAAAGAAGGGGGGGCGGTCTTTATCAATGCCGATGACCCCTATATATTGCCTCGATATAAAGATATAAACCATGTACTTTACACCTATGGAATCGTGAATGAGGCATCATTTCGTCTTTCAATCGATCAAGACCTTGGCTGGCAAGGCTTTAATATTACCCTTAAGTTCTCTGATGATGAACTTAAAACAAGGACGAGCCTTTTAGGAAGGCACAACCTTTACAACATCCTCTCTGCATCCTCCGTTGCGTATGGTCTGAGCCTTGATAAAAGACATATTAAGGAAACAATAGAGACCTTCAACCCTTATGCAATGAGATTCAAACCGATACAGTCCAAAAAGGGATATATCGTTGTAGATGATTCATACAATGCAAACCCCTCTTCTATGGAGTGGGCAATCAATACCCTCCAGAGCCTTCCATGTAATGGGAAGAGAATTGTTATTATTGGAGACATGAAAGAATTGGGAGAAAAGACCTCATACTACCATAGAGAACTTGGAAGATTTTTAAGAGAGAGTAGCATACCGATGGTTGTAATGATTGGTGAAGATGTAAGGGAGACCTTTTATGAATTAGGAGAAGGGAGATCAAAACTATTTGAAAACAAAAAGGCGCTTATCGATTATGTAACAGCGAAGGTAAAAGAAGGGGATGTTATCCTTGTCAAAGGCTCAAGGGTGGTTAAAATGGAGGAAATAGTGGAGGCACTGGTTTAAATGCTCTATCACATTCTTTATCCACTCCATACAAAGTTTACCGTATTTAATGTATTCAGGTATATTACCTTCAGAACAGTTCTGGCTATCCTTTCCGCACTTATTATAAGTTTCTTTCTAACCCCTTACATAATAAAGAAGTTTAATGAATGGAAGATAAAAAGCGACAAAAGAGAGGATGTACCGGAGAGACATTTAGCGAAAAAAGGAACACCCACCATGGGTGGATTTGTAATTCTTATCTCCACAATTATACCTACCCTGCTGTGGGCTGATTTAAAAAACTATTACATCTGGATAGTTACATTTACCCTTCTCTCATTTGGTGGAATAGGGTTTATGGATGACATAGCAAAGTTACGGAGTGAAAATGGCAAGGGGATTTCCGGAAGAACCAAGTTTTTTCTTCAAATTTTATTCGCAGCAGTTATAAGTACACTCATATATTCGAGGTTCGGTTTCATCACAGAACTTACAATCCCTTTTTTCAAAAATATCACACCTGATCTTGGGATATTTTACATATTGCTCTGTATATTTATTATTGTTGGAACATCAAACAGCGTGAACCTTACAGATGGTCTTGATGGGCTTGCTATAGGGCCTGTACTCACTGTATGTTCAACGTTTATGCTTTTTTCCTACCTTGTTGGTAATGTAAAGTTTGCCCAGTATCTTCAGATTTTCTATGTAAAAGGTGCTGGCGAACTCACAATACTCTGCGGTGCTATATTAGGAGCAGGCATTGGTTTTCTCTGGTATAATGCGTACCCTGCAGAACTCTTTATGGGCGATACCGGCTCTCTTTCACTTGGTGCAACGCTCGCTACTATTGCAGTGATAATAAAACAGGAAGTTCTGCTTGTGATAGCAGGCGGGATATTCGTATTAGAAACTTGCTCAGTTATCATTCAGGTACTTTCATTTAAATGGAGAGGAAAAAGGGTTTTCAGAATGGCGCCGATACACCACCATTTCGAATTGAAAGGGTGGAATGAAGAAAAGATCGTAGTAAGGTTCTGGATTGTCTCTGTAATACTTGCTCTTATAGCTTTGAGTACACTAAAACTGAGGTAACATGAGAAGATGAATAACCAATTACCAATAACCAATAACCAGGAGAAATCTTATATACAACCACCAATAACTAAATGTCTGGTGCTTGGAATTTGGTTATTGGTTATTTGTGTAGACGGACGAGTATGAATATACCGGATAATGTACTTATAGTTGGGCTTGGTACAACAGGTATAGGGGTAGCAAAATTTTTAAGTAAAATGGGAAAACACATCACCATTACCGACAAGAGCAGTGAAGATGTCTTAATGCCTTCTATAAAAGCATTAAGTGGTATAGAGTTTGTGGGTCATTTTGGGGCTCATAGTAAAGACGATTTTATTAAACACCCATTAATAGTTGTAAGCCCGGGGGTTGATAGTGAGTTGCCATACCTCAAAGAAGCAAGAGAAAAGGGCGTTAAGGTGATCGGGGAAATAGAACTCGCATATACATTCATAAAAGAACCCATCATCGCAGTCACGGGGACCAACGGAAAGACAACAACAACTACACTTATCGGTGAAATATTCAAGAGGGCTTATAAAGATGTTTTTGTAGGAGGTAATATTGGTAACCCACTTATCAATTACTTGCTGGAAGGTAAAAAGGCACAATATATCGTTGCAGAAATTAGCAGTTTCCAGCTGGAAACCATAGAGACCTTCAAGCCCAATATGGTAATCCTCTTGAACATCACAGAAGACCATCTGGATAGATACAGTAGTTATGATGAATACAGGGAGGCAAAATACAGGATCTTTAAAAATCAGGAAGAAAAAGACTATGCGGCTATAAATAGGGACCTTGTTATCAGAAGGAATTTCAGGGCAAATAAAATCTACTTCTCAACCCATGAGACATTAGAAAACGGTGCCTTTTATAAAAATGGCAATATACATGTCAGATTAAAGGGAAAGGAATTTATCTATAAGAGGTCTATCTCTCCCCTTGTGGGCATCCATAATACCGAGAACATCCTTGCAGCACTCCTCGCATCACATATATACGGTGTAAAGAAAGGCCATATCGAAGAGGTTCTCAGAAGCTTTAAGGGGTTGCCGCACAGGGTTGAACCTGTCAGGGAGATAAAAGGAATACAGTTTTACAATGATTCAAAGGCTACAAATGTAGATGCAGCAAGGAGGGCCCTGGAGAGTATGGAGGCAAATGTGATTCTCATCGCCGGGGGAAGAGACAAAGGTGGGAGTTACAAGGGTATTATAGGCCTTATGGACAGAATAAAGGCCCTTGTGGTTATAGGTGAAGCGAAAGAGAAAATATTGAATGAGTTGGGCAGGTATGTGGATACATACATTGAAGAAGATTTGAATGGCGCTGTGAAAAGGGCATGGGGTCTTGCTAAAAAGGGGGATGTGGTACTTTTTTCTCCAATGTGCAGCAGTTTTGACATGTTTAAAGATTACAAGGACAGAGGAAATACCTTTAAGAAGATAGTGGAGTCATTATGAAGAAGGTTTCGATATACATGCTGGCATCCATTTTACTCTATAGTCTTTTCCGTGAGTTGAATATCGTCAAGGTTCTCTACATATGCCTTGGTCTTGCCTCCATCTACGCTATCTACCGTGTTCCATCAAGGTACATTATTGCCATGAAGTATCCTATCATACTACTTTCTTTTGCTGGAACTGCCGGTTTTTTCCTATACCCAAAGTTAAGCAGCAAATATCCAATCGAGGCAGTTATTGTATTTCTTTCTTTCTATAGCATAACATTTTACCTGATTACGATAGAAGAAAAGGGGAAGGATTTCTTTAAAGATGTGGTAGCCCTTTCACTGCTTTTTCTCTCTTCCTCCTTCAACCTTTTTATGATAGGGAAACCACTCCTTATCTTACCCATCTGCTTGAGTATAATACTTTTTCTTTTTATAGTTGGCAAAAACCGCATCATCCCCTTTATTGCAGGATATACGTTATTCATTATGGTTTTTCTTTACCATAAGGGGATTAACATTCTTGGTGCCGGGATAAGGGTCAATGATATTGACAGATACCTTTTGCTTATCTCATCTTTTGCCTTTCTTTTACTTGGCTTTATTGACTTTATGAAAAAGGATAACCTCACAAAAGTGCTATACTTTTTCGGCTTTCTATATGTTGCCATAGATATTTTAATGGTTCTTGGCATTAAACTTTCTGGAGGATTATTGTATCAACCTGTCATTTTACTCTTTATAATAAGCCCGCTTATAGGTGTAATGCTCAAAGCTGAAGGAGAACACGTATGAAACTCCTTATTTCTGCTGGCGGTACAGGCGGTCATATATTCCCCGGTATAGCTGTAGCAGAAACACTTACAGCGAAAGACAAAAATAATCAGGTTACATTCATTGGTACAGCATATGGGCTTGAAAGCAAAATAATCCCTCAACATGGATTCAAACTTTTATATATAGAGGCGCATCAATTTTTGGGCAAAACATTTATCCATAAGTTAGCTACGCTCGTGCGTCTTTTACAGGGTATCTATATGTCCATAAGTATAATAGGAAAGGAAAAACCTGATGCAATCCTCGGTATGGGTGGTTTTACATCCGTGCCGATTATACTTGCCGGTACTATCCTTGGTGTACCGAGCTTCATACATGAACAGAATGTCCAGCCCGGGCTGGCAAACAAACTACTTTCCAGATTTGCTGCCTCAACATTTGTAAGCTTTGATGCAACAAGGGATTATCTCAAAAAAGGGAAGGTGTACCATACGGGCAATCCCTTGAGAAAAACATTAAAGGTATCACAAGACAAGAAGCCGGAAGGAAGCTTTGTGATATTCATATTTGGAGGTAGCAGGGGAGCAAAAAGCATCAATGAATCGATACTGACCTTACTCCCATATATGGAAAGCTACAAGAACACCATTATGTATCACCAAACAGGCACGGAGGACTACAATCACATAAAAGAGGCATACGGAAAGACTAATATGAAATACGAGGTGTTTCCTTTCACAAACGAGATGGAAAAATACTACACCCTTTCTGATATTGTGATATCAAGGGCTGGTGCTACTACAATCTTCGAGCTTGCATACTTCAAAAAAGCCGCAATACTTATCCCTTATCCCTTTTCAGCGGGCGGGCATCAATGGAAAAATGCAAGCCTAATAGAAACTATAGGCGGTGGCTATGTTATCGGAAACGATGAAGCAACAGGCGAAAGGCTTTATGGCGTCTTAAAACATCTCATTAATGAGCCTCAACTATTAAAGGAGATGGGTGAAAATATAGGGAAACTTTATATTGATGACGCAGCAGAACGGATTATTGGACATATATATGAACAGGCAAAAAAGTATTAGGATTCGTGAGGTGTTAGTTGGTCTTTCATAAGATAGACAGGGTTCATTTTGTCGGTATTGGCGGAATCGGGATGAGCGGTATTGCAGAGGTTCTTTTGAACCTTGGTTTCAAGATTACAGGTTCAGATTTAAGAAAGACAGAGACTACAGAGAGGCTTGAGCAATTAGGGGCACAGATATTCTACGGCCATCGAGAAGAAAACGTACACTATGTTGATGTAGTGGTGGTTTCATCGGCCGTAAAATCTGACAATCCAGAGGTACAAAAAGCCAGAGAGTTTTTTATCCCTGTAATACAGAGGGCAGAGATGCTTGCTGAGCTGATGAGGATAAAATACAGTGTTGCTGTAGCGGGTGCCCACGGGAAAACAACAACCACATCGCTAATCTCCTCAGTTCTTGGGCAGGCAGGTATTGATCCAACCTGTGTTATAGGAGGGAAATTAAACAGCCTCGGGAGTAATGCAAAGCTCGGGAGCAGTAAGTTTCTTGTAGCAGAAGCGGATGAAAGTGATGGAACATTCCTGCTCCTTTTCCCCACCATTGCCGTTGTGACAAACATAGACCTTGAGCACCTTGATTTCTACAAGGATATACACGAAATAAAAAATGCCTTTTTAACATTCCTCAACAAGGTTCCTTTTTATGGGCTTGATATTATATGCATTGATAATTCGAATATTCAGAGCCTCATCCCTCAATTAAAGAGAAGATACATGACCTATGGCCTTTCAAAGCAGGCAGATTTAAGGGCAGAAAACATCAACTACAAAGGTGTTAAAACATCGTTTAAGGTCATCTACAAGGGTGAGGATTTAGGCGATATAGATTTATCCCTTCCCGGTATTCACAATGTAGTGAATGCCCTTGCGGCATGTGGTGTTGGAATAGAACTCGACATACCTTTTGAGACAATTAAAGAAGCCCTTAAGGGTTTTTCAGGCATACAGAGAAGGCTGGAGATAAAATGGGATGGTAGTATCAAGCTGATAGATGATTATGGTCATCACCCCACAGAGATAAGGGCAACCCTATTGGCCATAAGAAAGATGTGGAAGGGAAGAATAGTAGTAGTTTTTCAGCCCCACAGATACACAAGGACAAAGGCGCTGATGCACGAGTTTGTAACCTCTTTTAATGAGGCTGATGTACTTATTGTGACAGAGATATACCCCGCCTCTGAGGAAAAAATAGAAGGGGTTACAGGAAAGGTACTTTCAGAAAAGATTCGGGCAAGTGGACATAAAAATGTGATGTTTGCCCTGACAAAAGAGGATGCAGCAGATAAGGTGCTTAAACTCGCTAAAAGCGGTGACGTGGTTATTACACTGGGCGCAGGCGATATATACAAGATCGGTGAGAGGCTAAAATCTATATGGAGTGGAAAGGAATAAGAGGAGCAGTATTGAAGGATGTTCCGATGAGAAGATACACCTCGATGAAGGTCGGCGGTCCTGTAAAATATCTTGTATACCCTCTAAATGAAGGGGATTTAATAAACGTATTAAGGCTTCTCAAAGAACGGGGCATCAAATATAGATTCGTTGGGAATGGGACCAATATCATTGTGAACGATAAAGGCATCAATGAAGCACTCATCAGGATTACAAGGATAAAATATATGCGCCATAAGAAGACTAAAAACGGGACACTGGTTGAGACTTCTGGAGGGACATCATTAAAAGGATTTATAAAGGATATTGCACAACGTGGGCTTTCTGGTCTTGAAAAGCTATTCTGGATACCGGGTACAATCGGTGGCGCTTTGAAAATGAATGCCGGAAGCTTTGGTTCATCCATAACAGATGTATTGGAGAACATACGCATTGTGGATGCTGAGGGAAAAATAACATCCATCGCGAAAAAAGACATGGCCTTTGGGTATAGAACCTCACCTATAAAGGTATCAGAGTGTGTGTTGGGCGCCCAGTTTCATTTAAAAGATAGAGATAAGAGGGAAATTTATGAGGACATGGAGTACGTGTATGCCGAGAGGAAGAAAAGGCATCCCATGGAGTTTCCCTCTTCCGGCTCTATATTTAAAGGAGTTGAGGGGAAACCAGCATGGAAGTTTATTGAAAAGACAGGACTAAAAGGTTTCAGGTACGGCGACGCATGCGTATCCGAGAAACATGCAAATTTTATCGTGAACCTCGGGTCCGCAACGGCAAAGGATATCAAGATGCTGATAGATAAGATTAAAAAGGAGGTTTACGAAAGGGAAGGGGTTTTATTAAAAGAAGAGGTAGAGCTCTGGGGGTTTAATGGATAAAGGAAGGATGAAAAAAAGGAAGATAGGGGTACTTTTGGGAGGAAAATCATCCGAGAGGGAAATCTCTATAAAAAGTGGAAACGCTATTCTCCAGAGTTTATTAAGAAGCGGTTATCATGCGATTGGCATAGATGTGAATAATGATCTAACAGAAAGATTGAAAAGGAAGGGTATAGAGGTTGCATTCATCGCTTTGCATGGAAAATGGGGAGAGGACGGGACAGTCCAGGGACTTCTCGAGATTATGGGTATTCCTTATACAGGCTCAGGTGTCCTCGGTTCTTCTCTCTCTATGGACAAGGCTATTATGAAACTACTCTTTACAGGTATGGGTATTCCAACCCCGGCCTATACCATTCTTGCCGATGAAAGGGAGCTCACATTCCCCATACCTTTTGTTGTCAAACCAGCCAATGAAGGTTCTACCATTGGCACATCAATTGTGAGAAAGGAAAAAGAGAAAGATGATGCAATCAAAACTGCCCTCAAATATGACAGAAAACTTTTAATCGAACGATATATCAAAGGCAGGGAAATCACTGTTGGTATAGTGAACAATATTGTGCTTCCTATAATCGAGGTCAGGCCTTCAAAAGGATTCTACGACTTTGAAGCAAAATACACAAAAGGGATGACAGAGTATATCGTTCCGGCAAAAATAAACAAAAAAATAGAAAGAAGGGCAAAAGACATAGCCTTGGGGGTATATAAAGCCTTTGAGCTTTCGGGGTGTGTGAGGATTGATATGCTTATGGAGAAAGATATGCCACAGGTAATAGATATTAACACATCTCCCGGGATGACGGAAACATCCCTTGTGCCAAAGGCATGGGGGCATATGGGAAAAACCTTTGATGAACTTATTGAAGAAATTCTTAAGGGGGCTTCGTTAAAAACATGAAAAAGACTCTGTATGTGTTCTTTATAGTGCCTGTCTGTATATTATCAATGCTGACAATTATCTATATACTTTCAAGGGATGAACCGCTCTTTTTCTTAAAAAACATTAAGATAAATGGTGCGAATCAGTTGAAGGACGTTGATATAATGGGCAGGATATCCCCCTTTCTGAAGGAAAGCATGTTTAAGATAGATACCTCCAAGATGAAGGAGGCCATTATATCCCATCCCTTTGTGAAAGAAGTAAGGATAAAAAGGGTGTATCCCTTTTCAATAGTTATAGATGTAAAAGAAAAAAGACCATCTGCCTTATGGGTAAATAATACGGGGGATGTTTTTGTCCTCGACGAATATGGTGAACCATACAGGGGGATCACAAAAGGGGATACAAAAGGGATGTTTATTATCAATGCAAAGGAAAAAGGGGATGTAAAAAGTATTTACAGAGAGATCAGCGGCTGGTGTATGGAAGGGATTATAAAAAAGGATGTCCTGTCAGAGGTAGCATACAGCGAGGGCAATATCACAATATTCGATAGTGATGATGGGGTGGAAATAATACTCGGGAAGGAAGATCAAAAGAAAAGATTGAAAAGGGCTATTGCTGTTCTGGAAGACGCAAAAAAGAGAGGGTTTTTGATAAAGTGCATAGATGCAAGGTTTGAAAAAGGGGCCATTATCCAGGAAAGGAAGGGTTAATATGCTGAGAGAAGATGAGCTTCTTATCGGTCTTGATGTAGGAACTACAAAGATATGTGTTGTTGTGGCGAGATTTACAGAGGGTAAGGTGAATATAGTTGGAATAGGTTCTCATCCTTCTACAGGACTCCGGAAAGGTGTTGTGGTAAATATGGACAGCACCGTGAATTCAATAAAAAAGGCCGTTGAAGAGGCAGAGTTAATGGCTGGCATAAAGATTGACTCCTGTTTGGCGGGTATTGGAGGGGCCCATATCAAGAGTTTTAACAGTAACGGTGTTGTGGCCATTAAAGATAAAGAAGTAAGAACGGACGATATCACGAGGGCAATAGATGCAGCGAAGGCAGTGGCAATACCAGCAGATAGAGAACTCATTCATGTTATCCCCCAGGAATTCATCGTAGATGACCAGGATGGGATAAAAGATCCGATAGGGATTACGGGTGTCAGGCTTGAAGTAAAGGTCCACATTGTTACAGGGAGTGTCTCCTCTGCACAGAATATCATAAAGTGCTGCAGGCTCGCAGGTCTATCGGTAGATGATATCATACTCGGGCAGCTTGCATCCTCTGAAGCAACATTAACACCTGAAGAAAAAGAGATCGGGGTTGCCCTTGTTGATATAGGCGGTGGTACAAGTGATATTGCTGTGTTCTCAAATGGGAGCATAAAATATACATCAGTTCTACCCTTTGGAGGAAACAACATTACAAATGATATTGGAATAGGCTTAAGGACTCCCCTTAATGATGCGGAAAAGATAAAGAAAAAATATGGTTGTGCCTTTTCAAATATGGTAGGCGCAAATGAAACCATTGAAGTGCCAAGCGTTGGGGGAAGGAAACCAAGGACATTGATGCGCAAAACCCTCGCAGATATCATAGAACCGAGGGTCGAAGAAATATCATCATTAATTTATGAAGAGATTAAAAAATCTGGATCTGAAAAATTACTTGCCTCAGGGGTAGTTATCACTGGGGGGTGTGCAAATCTTGAAGGCATCCCGGAGCTTTCTGAAAACATCTTTAATCTTCCTGCAAGGAGGGGTTACCCGATAGGCGTTGGCGGCCTTGTCGATGTGGTGAACAATCCTATATATGCAACCGGGGTTGGGCTTATCCTCTACGGTTTTAAAAACACCAACGTGAAGCGGCGGAGGTTTGGAAAAGGAGGCACATTTAAGACATTACTCAACAGGACAAAATTACTCAACAGGATGAGGGAATGGTTTAAAGAAATCTTTTAAGGAGGTGCGAGGTGAACAAAGTGTTTTATATGGATGAGACTAACGGTTTTTCAGCAAAATTAAAGGTTATAGGTGTCGGAGGGGGTGGATGTAACGCACTAAACAATATGGTAGAGGCAAACGTTCAGGGGGTTGAGTTCATTGCAGTAAATACGGACGTCAAGTCCCTGAATATGTGCAGGGCCCCTATTAAGATACAGATAGGTTCAAAACTCACCCGTGGTTTAGGGGCTGGCGCTGACCCTGAGGTTGGAAAAAAGGCAGCACTTGAGGATGTGGATAAAATTAAAGACCATCTGCAAGGTGCAGATATGGTCTTTATCACCTGTGGCCTTGGAGGTGGAACCGGTACAGGCGCCTCCCCGGTTATCGCAGAGATATCAAAGGAATTAGGGGCATTAACCGTAGCAATTGCAACAAAACCCTTTGCTTTTGAGGGGAAGAACAGGATGCTGGTGGCTGAAAATGGGGTTTCACAACTCAAAACACGTGTAGATTCTCTCATAACAATTCCCAACCAGAGGCTTTTGTCTATTAGTGGTAAACATATGACTATCCTGGAAGCCTTTCTCAAGGCAGACGAAGTGCTCCTTAATGCGGTGAGGAGCATATCTGACCTGATAGTGGGTTCTGGCCATGTAGTCGTGGACTTTGCAGATGTAAAATCTATTATGAGTGAAAGGGGCATGGCTATCATGGGTGTTGGTGTATCTTCAGGAGAAAACAGGGCAAGGGATGCAGCTCAAAAGGCTATATCCAGCCCACTGCTTGAGGATATATCGATACACGGGGCAAGGGGGGTATTGATAAATGTAACAGGACATCGAGATATGAAACTCCATGAAGTGCATGAAGCTTCAACCCTGATTCAGGAACAGGCACATGAAGACGCAAGGGTAATATGGGGACTTGTTTTTGATGATAATATGCAGGATTCCATCAGGATAACGGTAATCGCTACAGGGTTTGAAGAAAAGGTTCAATTAGAGGAAGGACAACATATTGGGCCCGATATAAAGGACAGGCTTTTTGCAGAGGGCGATATACCTCCATTTATGAGAAAAAAGATTACAATCGATTATAAAGAGATAAAATCAAAAAGTGATAATATTGATATTGATGATGATAGATATGACATTCCAACCTTTTTGCGAAAACAGGCGGACTAAAGGCAGTGAATAGTTGATAGTATATAGTATATAGCAATAAATGAAGAGCAACTTGTGATTCAGAAAAAACAACAAAAGGGGTTGGGAGGAAAGGAAACACTTTCCCTTGAAAAAGGTACGATAGTTAAAAAATGGCGTGGTAAGGTCCCTGTAGGTATTGTCTATCCCAACACATACTATGTAGGGATGTCCAATCTTGCAACCCACATCCTTTACAAAACATTAAACAGCATACCTGAGGTCGTGTGTGAGAGGTTTTTTCTTGAAGGGGGTGGTGAGTGCCTTTCTGTTGAGAGTAAGAGACCGCTTTCGTCATTTGAGATTATCTTTTTTACGATATCTTTTGAGCTTGATTATATAAATATTCCATGGCTTTTACGTCTTTCTCACATAAAAATTTTTCCAGAAGAGCGGAAGGAAGGAGGGCCGATTATTGTTGCCGGCGGTATATGCGTTATGGCAAATCCAGAACCCATATCCAGCTTCTTTGACCTTTTTTTAATGGGGGATATTGAGGCAACAGTTCCCCATTTCATGGAAAAATATTTAGAGATTAGAGAAAAAGGAAGAGACGAGATTATAGACGGGCTAAGCTCCTTTGACTGGGTTTATAATCCGGATAGATTAAAGGTT is a window of Pseudomonadota bacterium DNA encoding:
- a CDS encoding UDP-N-acetylmuramoyl-L-alanyl-D-glutamate--2,6-diaminopimelate ligase: MKLVDLISGMKIIHIKGDTNIEIRGITKDSREVKEGFIFFATNKSSAYIEDAKKRGAKVIVSDRELDGVFPCSIITENVGAFLGEIASKFYGFPSKNLYVIGITGTNGKTTTSYLIESILKNAGRKVGLIGTISYRYNGHTLKAENTTPGAVEIHGLLRDMYASRVEFVVMEVSSHALDQQRVEGIEFDTGIFTNLTHDHLDYHGDFESYKKAKKLFFDHYLKESKKERKYSILNLDDPVTREFIPGAPIKTFFYSLRDKTDAYISNYNENMNGLKLELSVMGKKISIQSPLVGIFNASNILASCLFGYVVNIPYEEIKKGVEGLEGVPGRVERIGNEKGIYIFVDYAHTPDALNKVLEMLNRLKRGKLILIFGCGGNRDTAKRPIMGNIASRLADFAIITSDNPRNEDPKRIIEDIKKGFNGNTFKTIENRKEAIDEGIKMARENDVLLVAGKGHEDYQIIGDKICHFSDREVIEESLNVARG
- a CDS encoding UDP-N-acetylmuramoyl-tripeptide--D-alanyl-D-alanine ligase, yielding MWHVDEVIRAVKGTPFRIERDTFSDISTDSRGIEEGELFIPLMGKTYDGHMFIEASYIKSHGGSICEKKREDIYRNAKGTIILVDDTTRALLDLARYKRERTKGTFIAITGSNGKTTTKEILVSMIKNVFPVAYNEKNYNNTIGVSKSILSIDGEPAFCVFELGTNSRGEIRMLAEVTEPDISLITNINPSHLEGLYDIEGVLEEKLDLFYLTKEGGAVFINADDPYILPRYKDINHVLYTYGIVNEASFRLSIDQDLGWQGFNITLKFSDDELKTRTSLLGRHNLYNILSASSVAYGLSLDKRHIKETIETFNPYAMRFKPIQSKKGYIVVDDSYNANPSSMEWAINTLQSLPCNGKRIVIIGDMKELGEKTSYYHRELGRFLRESSIPMVVMIGEDVRETFYELGEGRSKLFENKKALIDYVTAKVKEGDVILVKGSRVVKMEEIVEALV
- the mraY gene encoding phospho-N-acetylmuramoyl-pentapeptide-transferase, which encodes MLYHILYPLHTKFTVFNVFRYITFRTVLAILSALIISFFLTPYIIKKFNEWKIKSDKREDVPERHLAKKGTPTMGGFVILISTIIPTLLWADLKNYYIWIVTFTLLSFGGIGFMDDIAKLRSENGKGISGRTKFFLQILFAAVISTLIYSRFGFITELTIPFFKNITPDLGIFYILLCIFIIVGTSNSVNLTDGLDGLAIGPVLTVCSTFMLFSYLVGNVKFAQYLQIFYVKGAGELTILCGAILGAGIGFLWYNAYPAELFMGDTGSLSLGATLATIAVIIKQEVLLVIAGGIFVLETCSVIIQVLSFKWRGKRVFRMAPIHHHFELKGWNEEKIVVRFWIVSVILALIALSTLKLR
- the murD gene encoding UDP-N-acetylmuramoyl-L-alanine--D-glutamate ligase, which produces MNIPDNVLIVGLGTTGIGVAKFLSKMGKHITITDKSSEDVLMPSIKALSGIEFVGHFGAHSKDDFIKHPLIVVSPGVDSELPYLKEAREKGVKVIGEIELAYTFIKEPIIAVTGTNGKTTTTTLIGEIFKRAYKDVFVGGNIGNPLINYLLEGKKAQYIVAEISSFQLETIETFKPNMVILLNITEDHLDRYSSYDEYREAKYRIFKNQEEKDYAAINRDLVIRRNFRANKIYFSTHETLENGAFYKNGNIHVRLKGKEFIYKRSISPLVGIHNTENILAALLASHIYGVKKGHIEEVLRSFKGLPHRVEPVREIKGIQFYNDSKATNVDAARRALESMEANVILIAGGRDKGGSYKGIIGLMDRIKALVVIGEAKEKILNELGRYVDTYIEEDLNGAVKRAWGLAKKGDVVLFSPMCSSFDMFKDYKDRGNTFKKIVESL